One Nostocoides sp. HKS02 genomic window carries:
- the rho gene encoding transcription termination factor Rho, with the protein MTDTTTLDAASSQDVAEKPRRSGALSAMKVAELQGLAASMGITGTAKMRKGDLVTAIKARQSGAPAPAQAPAAATAATSAPREERAPRVEGDGGQRALARADRTENADGQPNDRQQPEHQQAEHQQAERQQGDRQQGDRQQGDRQNRGERGDRQNQNDRSNRQGQNERPNERRDRQDPNERSDRQNDRRDRQDQNERSDRQNQNDRQNQNDRGDRSNERSDRQATEGDQNRGDQNRGDQNRGYDDDGDGRGGRRRNRNRNRNRDKRGTPRSGRDFGGDYENEPQVTEDDVLIPVAGILDVLDNYAFVRTSGYLPGANDVYVPLGVVKKNGMRKGDAITGAVKAQHDEQQGQRQKFNALVRLDTVNGMTPDDARKRVEFGKLTPLYPQQRLRLETESNILTTRVIDLVAPIGKGQRGLIVAPAKAGKTMVMQAIANAITTNNPECHLMVVLVDERPEEVTDMQRAVKGEVISSTFDRPAEDHTTVAELAIERAKRLVEMGHDVVVLLDSITKLGRAYNLSAPASGRILSGGVDSAALYPPKKFFGAARNIENGGSLTILATALVETGSRMDEVIFEEFKGTGNMELKLDRGLANRRIFPAVDINNSGTRKEEILLSSDELKIMWKLRRVLAALDQQQGIELLIDRLRKTKGNVEFLMQVQQTSSAKLGDEDSD; encoded by the coding sequence GTGACAGACACCACCACTCTCGACGCCGCTTCATCGCAGGACGTCGCAGAGAAGCCGCGCCGGTCTGGCGCCCTGAGCGCCATGAAGGTGGCCGAGCTCCAGGGCCTGGCCGCGAGCATGGGCATCACGGGCACCGCCAAGATGCGCAAGGGCGACTTGGTCACGGCCATCAAGGCCCGCCAGTCGGGCGCCCCGGCCCCCGCCCAGGCCCCCGCCGCGGCGACCGCCGCCACCTCCGCGCCCCGCGAGGAGCGCGCCCCGCGCGTCGAGGGCGATGGCGGGCAACGAGCTCTGGCTCGGGCCGACCGCACCGAGAACGCCGACGGCCAGCCGAACGACCGCCAGCAGCCCGAGCACCAGCAGGCCGAGCACCAGCAGGCCGAGCGCCAGCAGGGTGACCGCCAGCAGGGTGACCGCCAGCAGGGTGACCGCCAGAACCGTGGCGAGCGTGGCGACCGCCAGAACCAGAACGACCGCAGCAACCGTCAGGGACAGAACGAGCGCCCGAACGAGCGCCGCGACCGTCAGGACCCGAACGAGCGCAGCGACCGCCAGAACGACCGCCGAGACCGTCAGGACCAGAACGAGCGCAGCGACCGCCAGAACCAGAACGACCGCCAGAACCAGAACGACCGCGGCGACCGTTCGAACGAGCGCAGCGACCGCCAGGCCACTGAGGGCGACCAGAACCGTGGCGACCAGAACCGTGGCGACCAGAACCGTGGCTACGACGACGACGGTGACGGCCGTGGTGGTCGGCGCCGCAACCGCAACCGCAACCGCAACCGTGACAAGCGCGGGACCCCCCGCAGTGGTCGCGACTTCGGCGGCGACTACGAGAACGAGCCCCAGGTGACCGAGGACGACGTCCTGATCCCTGTCGCCGGAATCCTCGACGTCCTCGACAACTACGCCTTCGTCCGCACCTCGGGCTACCTGCCCGGCGCGAACGACGTCTACGTCCCGCTCGGCGTCGTCAAGAAGAACGGCATGCGCAAGGGCGACGCCATCACCGGCGCCGTCAAGGCGCAGCACGACGAGCAGCAGGGCCAGCGCCAGAAGTTCAACGCGCTCGTCCGCCTGGACACCGTCAACGGGATGACGCCGGACGATGCCCGCAAGCGCGTGGAGTTCGGCAAGCTCACCCCGCTGTACCCGCAGCAGCGGCTGCGGCTCGAGACCGAGTCGAACATCCTCACGACCCGGGTCATCGACCTCGTCGCTCCGATCGGCAAGGGCCAGCGTGGTCTGATCGTGGCCCCGGCGAAGGCCGGAAAGACCATGGTCATGCAGGCGATCGCCAACGCGATCACCACCAACAACCCCGAGTGCCACCTCATGGTCGTGCTGGTCGACGAGCGGCCCGAAGAGGTCACCGACATGCAGCGCGCGGTCAAGGGTGAGGTCATCTCCTCGACCTTCGACCGCCCCGCCGAGGACCACACGACCGTCGCCGAGCTGGCGATCGAGCGGGCCAAGCGGCTCGTCGAGATGGGTCACGACGTCGTCGTGCTGCTCGACTCGATCACCAAGCTGGGTCGCGCGTACAACCTCTCGGCCCCGGCCAGCGGGCGGATCCTCTCCGGCGGCGTCGACTCGGCCGCGCTGTACCCGCCGAAGAAGTTCTTCGGCGCGGCGCGCAACATCGAGAACGGCGGCTCGCTGACGATCCTGGCGACTGCCTTGGTGGAGACCGGCTCGCGGATGGACGAGGTCATCTTCGAGGAGTTCAAGGGCACCGGGAACATGGAGCTCAAGCTCGACCGTGGCCTGGCCAACCGTCGCATCTTCCCCGCGGTCGACATCAACAACTCGGGCACCCGCAAGGAGGAGATCCTCCTGTCCAGCGACGAGCTCAAGATCATGTGGAAGCTGCGCCGGGTGCTCGCCGCGCTCGACCAGCAGCAGGGCATCGAGCTGCTCATCGACCGCCTGCGCAAGACCAAGGGCAACGTCGAGTTCCTCATGCAGGTCCAGCAGACCAGCTCGGCCAAGCTCGGCGACGAGGACAGCGACTGA
- the thrB gene encoding homoserine kinase gives MAASLAPGCSVRVRVPASSANLGPGFDSVGLALGLWDTCVATVTEEPGLHIDVRGEGADDLPRDASHLVHRTMLRAWDELGVAVPPGLSLRCHNQVPHGRGLGSSATAIVTGIVAAQGLYDQSRGVTGPLDLAFANTLAARLEGHPDNSSASVYGGLTLSWSDGDTGGTTTLRLRVHPDVSPVVVVPAEQLSTAKARSVLPTHVRHGDAALNSARAALLVHALTSDPAYLWPATREWLHQEARRESFAPSMGLVDRLRALGHAAVISGAGPSVLVLTTDERADAVEASVDAGWRVLRPGVPDHGAQVEADTEAVTFPALLD, from the coding sequence ATGGCAGCGAGCCTGGCGCCCGGGTGTTCGGTGCGCGTCCGGGTGCCTGCGAGCAGTGCCAACCTCGGCCCGGGGTTCGACTCGGTCGGGCTGGCGCTGGGCCTCTGGGACACCTGTGTGGCCACCGTCACCGAGGAGCCGGGACTGCACATCGACGTCCGTGGTGAGGGGGCCGACGACCTCCCGCGAGATGCCTCCCACCTCGTCCACCGCACCATGCTGCGCGCGTGGGACGAGCTGGGCGTGGCGGTCCCGCCGGGGTTGTCCCTGCGGTGCCACAACCAGGTTCCGCACGGCCGCGGGCTCGGGTCGTCCGCCACCGCCATCGTCACTGGAATCGTTGCGGCCCAAGGCCTTTACGACCAGTCCCGCGGCGTCACGGGCCCTCTCGACCTCGCGTTCGCCAACACCTTGGCGGCTCGCCTCGAAGGCCACCCCGACAACTCCTCCGCCAGCGTCTACGGCGGCCTCACCCTGTCCTGGTCCGACGGCGACACGGGGGGGACGACCACCTTGCGCCTGCGCGTCCACCCTGACGTGAGCCCGGTCGTGGTCGTCCCCGCGGAGCAGCTGTCGACCGCCAAGGCCAGGTCGGTGCTGCCCACCCATGTGCGGCACGGTGACGCGGCGCTGAACTCCGCGCGCGCGGCCCTGCTCGTGCACGCCCTCACCAGCGACCCGGCATACCTCTGGCCCGCCACCCGGGAGTGGCTCCACCAAGAGGCGCGCCGGGAGTCCTTTGCCCCGTCGATGGGACTGGTCGACCGGCTGCGCGCCCTCGGGCACGCCGCGGTCATCTCCGGCGCTGGCCCTTCGGTCCTGGTCCTGACCACCGACGAGCGCGCCGACGCCGTCGAGGCCTCGGTCGACGCGGGATGGCGGGTGCTACGGCCCGGTGTGCCCGACCATGGTGCCCAGGTCGAGGCCGACACCGAGGCTGTGACATTCCCCGCGTTGCTGGACTAA
- the thrC gene encoding threonine synthase, whose product MATLWRGVIREYADRLPMLDGAPVVTLQEGGTPLVPAEHLSELTGAQVFVKYEGLNPTGSFKDRGMTTAISVAAKHGAKAVICASTGNTSASAAAYATKAGMACAVLVPDGKIAMGKLSQAIAHGATLLQVDGNFDDCLALARKLAEAYPVELVNSVNPARIEGQKTAAFEVVDALGDAPDIHCLPVGNAGNITAYWQGYREYHRESENPGPATQLPQMWGFQAAGAAPIVLGHPVDEPDTIATAIRIGNPASWKQAVAARDESGGRIESVTDEQILAAHRILSAQEGIFVEPGSAASVAGLLQASEAGHVPAGATVVCTVTGHGLKDPQWALRNADGSEVTPTRVPVDAFTAAQALGLQD is encoded by the coding sequence ATGGCCACCCTGTGGCGCGGCGTGATCCGCGAGTATGCCGACCGCCTGCCGATGCTCGACGGCGCGCCGGTGGTGACCCTCCAGGAGGGTGGTACCCCGCTCGTCCCGGCCGAGCACCTGTCCGAGCTGACCGGCGCCCAGGTCTTCGTCAAGTACGAAGGGCTCAACCCGACCGGGTCGTTCAAGGACCGCGGCATGACCACCGCCATCTCGGTGGCGGCCAAGCACGGAGCCAAGGCCGTCATCTGCGCCTCGACCGGCAACACGAGTGCCAGTGCGGCGGCCTACGCCACGAAGGCGGGCATGGCCTGCGCTGTCCTCGTGCCGGACGGCAAGATCGCGATGGGCAAGCTGAGCCAGGCCATCGCCCACGGTGCGACCCTGCTCCAGGTCGACGGCAACTTCGACGACTGCCTCGCCCTGGCGCGCAAGCTCGCCGAGGCCTATCCCGTCGAGCTGGTGAACTCCGTCAACCCGGCGCGCATCGAGGGTCAGAAGACCGCTGCGTTCGAGGTCGTCGACGCCCTTGGCGACGCCCCCGACATCCACTGCCTGCCGGTGGGCAACGCCGGCAACATCACCGCATACTGGCAGGGGTACCGCGAGTACCACCGGGAGTCCGAGAACCCCGGTCCCGCAACGCAGCTCCCGCAGATGTGGGGGTTCCAGGCGGCGGGTGCGGCGCCCATCGTCCTGGGCCACCCGGTCGACGAGCCCGACACCATCGCGACCGCGATCCGCATCGGCAACCCCGCCTCGTGGAAGCAGGCAGTCGCGGCGCGCGACGAGTCCGGCGGCCGGATCGAGTCCGTGACCGACGAACAGATCCTCGCTGCCCACCGCATCCTCTCGGCGCAGGAGGGCATCTTCGTCGAGCCGGGTTCGGCGGCATCCGTCGCGGGCCTGCTCCAGGCCTCCGAGGCCGGCCACGTGCCTGCGGGCGCGACGGTCGTGTGCACCGTCACCGGTCACGGCCTCAAGGACCCCCAGTGGGCGTTGCGCAACGCCGACGGGTCCGAGGTCACGCCGACCCGGGTGCCCGTCGACGCGTTCACCGCAGCCCAGGCACTGGGGCTCCAGGACTGA
- a CDS encoding homoserine dehydrogenase: MSDSQRVTTGEPLKVALLGCGVVGSSVARMLTEHADDLAARVGRPLELVGIAVRRPGKDRSDLPVDPALFTADAESLVTRADIVIEVIGGIEPAKSLIETAMKHGASVVSANKALLAEAGPSLYAAAAEHGVDLYYEAAVAGAIPILRPIRESLAGDDVRKVIGIVNGTTNYVLDKMDTTGQGFAEAVEQAQALGYAEADPTADVEGFDAAAKAAILASLAFHTRVSSEQVYREGITEVSAADVQAARDMDCVVKLLAICERTEVVGPDGSTTPGVSVRVHPAMIPRSHPLGGVRDAYNAVFVEADAAGQLMFYGKGAGGDPTASAVLGDVVAVARHRVGGGRGPGESAYADLPVLAMGQALTRYHISLDVADRPGVLAQVATAFAEHGVSIETVRQQIIGSADDGDDSTRAQLVVVTHTAPDAALAATVEALARLDTVREVTSVMRVEGS, translated from the coding sequence GTGAGTGACAGCCAGCGGGTGACGACAGGAGAGCCCCTCAAGGTGGCCCTCCTGGGGTGCGGCGTGGTCGGTTCGTCCGTCGCCCGCATGCTCACCGAGCACGCCGACGACCTCGCCGCCCGCGTGGGGCGACCTCTCGAGCTGGTCGGGATCGCCGTTCGCCGGCCCGGCAAGGACCGCTCCGACCTGCCCGTCGACCCCGCCCTGTTCACCGCCGACGCCGAGTCGCTCGTGACGCGGGCCGACATCGTCATCGAGGTGATCGGTGGCATCGAGCCGGCCAAGTCCCTCATCGAGACCGCCATGAAGCACGGCGCGTCGGTGGTGTCCGCCAACAAGGCACTCCTCGCCGAGGCGGGTCCGAGCCTGTATGCCGCGGCCGCCGAGCACGGCGTCGACCTCTACTACGAGGCAGCGGTCGCCGGGGCCATCCCGATCCTGCGCCCCATCCGCGAGTCGCTCGCCGGCGACGACGTCCGCAAGGTCATCGGCATCGTCAACGGCACCACGAACTACGTCCTCGACAAGATGGACACCACCGGCCAGGGATTCGCCGAGGCCGTCGAGCAGGCGCAGGCCCTCGGGTACGCCGAGGCGGACCCGACCGCCGACGTCGAGGGATTCGACGCCGCGGCCAAGGCCGCCATCCTCGCCTCGCTCGCGTTCCACACCCGCGTCTCCAGCGAGCAGGTCTACCGCGAGGGCATCACGGAGGTCTCTGCCGCTGATGTCCAGGCGGCACGCGACATGGACTGCGTCGTCAAGCTCCTGGCGATCTGTGAGCGCACCGAGGTCGTCGGTCCCGACGGCTCGACGACGCCTGGGGTGAGCGTCCGGGTCCACCCGGCGATGATTCCGCGGTCGCACCCGCTGGGCGGGGTCCGCGACGCCTACAACGCGGTGTTCGTCGAGGCCGACGCGGCTGGGCAGCTGATGTTCTACGGCAAGGGTGCGGGTGGTGACCCCACCGCCAGCGCAGTGCTCGGCGACGTCGTCGCGGTGGCCCGTCACCGAGTCGGTGGCGGACGCGGGCCTGGTGAGTCGGCCTACGCCGACCTGCCGGTGCTGGCCATGGGCCAGGCCTTGACCAGGTACCACATCAGCCTCGACGTGGCCGACCGTCCGGGCGTGCTCGCCCAGGTGGCCACGGCCTTCGCCGAGCACGGCGTGTCGATCGAGACCGTCCGCCAGCAGATCATCGGCTCCGCGGACGACGGCGACGACTCGACCCGCGCCCAGCTGGTGGTGGTGACCCACACCGCGCCCGACGCCGCCCTCGCGGCGACCGTCGAGGCGCTGGCCCGGCTCGACACCGTGCGCGAGGTCACCTCGGTCATGCGGGTGGAGGGCTCCTGA
- the lysA gene encoding diaminopimelate decarboxylase: MRAHEAGALHAEGYGGPPHWLPWPTDVMELLPQLWPQTVARDDAGRLTVGGVDVASLAREFGTAAYVVDEEDFRARARAFRDEFAAPFADLGGVDVYYAGKAFLCTEVARWVADEGLSLDVCSGGELAVAQRAGFPPERIGLHGNNKSLAEIRQALTYGVGRIVLDSFEEIERVAAIAAELGVRAPVMVRVTVGVEAHTHEFIATAHEDQKFGFSLAGGQAADAVARIVAHADTLELLGLHSHIGSQIFDTSGFEVSARRLIGLHAEVARVHGLHLPELDLGGGYGIAYTSEHTPLHPRELGEQMADLVRRELKSVGDGSPETPVPRFSIEPGRAIVGPSTFTLYEVGTVKDVDLGGGVMRTYVSVDGGMSDNIRTALYDADYSCTLASRRSSAAPRLARVVGRHCESGDIIVMDEYLPHDIAAGDLIAVPGTGAYCRSMASQYNHTPRPPVIAVRDGRARVLVRRETVEDLLALDVG, translated from the coding sequence GTGCGAGCACACGAAGCAGGCGCGCTGCACGCAGAGGGGTACGGCGGACCGCCGCACTGGCTGCCGTGGCCGACCGACGTCATGGAGCTGCTGCCCCAGCTGTGGCCCCAGACCGTCGCGCGCGACGACGCCGGCCGCCTGACGGTCGGCGGCGTCGACGTCGCGAGCCTCGCGCGCGAGTTCGGCACCGCGGCATACGTCGTCGACGAGGAGGACTTCCGCGCCAGGGCGCGGGCGTTCCGCGACGAGTTCGCCGCCCCGTTCGCCGACCTCGGGGGCGTCGACGTCTATTACGCGGGCAAGGCGTTCCTGTGCACCGAGGTCGCGCGCTGGGTGGCCGACGAGGGCCTGAGCCTCGACGTGTGCTCGGGTGGTGAGCTGGCCGTCGCTCAGCGGGCGGGCTTCCCACCGGAGCGCATCGGCCTGCACGGCAACAACAAGTCGCTCGCCGAGATCCGCCAGGCCCTGACCTACGGCGTGGGCCGGATCGTGCTGGACTCCTTCGAGGAGATCGAACGGGTCGCCGCGATCGCCGCCGAGCTCGGGGTGCGCGCGCCGGTCATGGTGCGGGTCACGGTGGGCGTCGAGGCGCACACCCACGAGTTCATCGCCACCGCGCACGAGGACCAGAAGTTCGGCTTCTCGCTCGCCGGTGGCCAAGCAGCCGACGCGGTCGCCCGGATCGTCGCCCACGCTGACACCCTCGAGCTGCTGGGACTGCACTCCCACATCGGCAGCCAGATCTTCGACACCTCCGGCTTCGAGGTCTCGGCCCGGCGGCTCATCGGCCTGCACGCCGAGGTGGCGCGGGTGCACGGCCTCCACCTGCCTGAGCTGGATCTCGGCGGCGGGTACGGCATCGCCTACACCTCCGAGCACACCCCGCTGCACCCGCGCGAGCTCGGCGAGCAGATGGCCGACCTCGTGCGTCGCGAGCTCAAGTCGGTGGGCGACGGCAGCCCCGAGACCCCGGTGCCGAGGTTCTCCATCGAGCCCGGCCGCGCCATCGTCGGGCCCAGCACCTTCACGCTCTACGAGGTCGGCACCGTCAAGGACGTCGACCTCGGCGGTGGCGTGATGCGCACCTACGTCTCCGTGGACGGCGGGATGAGCGACAACATCCGCACCGCGCTCTACGACGCCGACTACTCATGCACTCTGGCCAGCCGGCGCTCGAGCGCCGCGCCCCGGCTGGCGCGCGTCGTCGGTCGCCACTGCGAGAGCGGCGACATCATCGTCATGGACGAGTACCTCCCGCACGACATCGCGGCCGGCGACCTCATCGCCGTGCCCGGCACCGGGGCGTACTGCCGGAGCATGGCGAGCCAGTACAACCACACCCCGCGGCCACCGGTCATCGCCGTACGCGACGGCCGGGCGCGGGTGCTGGTCCGTCGTGAGACGGTGGAGGATCTGCTGGCGCTCGACGTCGGGTGA
- the argS gene encoding arginine--tRNA ligase — protein MTPEELSAAIRTALTEAVAAGDLTVDVPADVRVERPRNRDHGDWSTNVALQLAKGAGMPPRDVATALATRLGQVAGVKAIDIAGPGFLNITLDAASAGELARAIVEAGPAYGRNDSEAGHTINLEFISANPTGPLHLGHTRWAALGDAMRRLLAASGADVTAEYYINDAGAQMDKFGASVLARAKGEPTPEGGYPGAYVDDLAKAALAARPDLLELPDAEALAVARQLGYEAQLADIRSTLEDFGVSFDVWFSEAALHASGAVEQAVERLREQGHVYDHEGAVWLRTTDFGDDKDRVLVRANGEPTYFAADAAYYLSKKDRGFDEKIYLLGADHHGYINRLKAIAACAGDDKEHNIEVQIGQLVNLGGAKLSKRAGNIIELRDLVRWIGTDAIRYSLSRYPADSPLSLDGEELRKQTNDNPVFYVQYAHARTSNVARLAREDGVHPEDGFDPSLLSDPTEASLLAVLGDFPRVVAQAAHLREPHRVARYLEDLAGHFHKWYDTCRVRPMNGDDEVTDVHRTRLWLNDATRQVLANGLALLGVSAPDRM, from the coding sequence GTGACTCCCGAAGAGCTCTCCGCAGCCATCCGCACGGCCCTCACCGAGGCTGTCGCCGCGGGCGACCTCACGGTGGACGTGCCCGCGGACGTGCGCGTGGAACGGCCCCGCAACCGCGACCACGGAGACTGGTCGACCAACGTCGCCCTCCAGCTGGCCAAGGGCGCCGGTATGCCGCCGCGAGACGTCGCGACCGCCCTCGCCACGCGCCTCGGCCAGGTCGCGGGGGTCAAGGCGATCGACATCGCCGGCCCGGGTTTCCTCAACATCACCCTCGACGCCGCGTCCGCGGGCGAGCTGGCGCGGGCGATCGTCGAGGCCGGTCCGGCCTACGGCCGCAACGACTCCGAGGCCGGCCACACCATCAACCTCGAGTTCATCTCGGCCAACCCCACCGGCCCGCTGCACCTCGGGCACACCCGCTGGGCGGCGCTGGGTGATGCCATGCGGCGCCTGCTCGCCGCGTCGGGCGCGGACGTGACGGCCGAGTACTACATCAACGACGCCGGCGCCCAGATGGACAAGTTCGGCGCATCCGTACTGGCCCGCGCCAAGGGCGAGCCCACTCCCGAGGGGGGCTACCCCGGCGCCTACGTCGACGACCTCGCCAAGGCTGCGCTCGCCGCCCGCCCCGACCTCCTCGAGCTCCCCGATGCCGAAGCGCTGGCGGTGGCACGTCAGCTGGGCTACGAGGCGCAGCTCGCCGACATCAGGTCCACCCTCGAGGACTTCGGCGTCAGCTTCGACGTGTGGTTCTCCGAGGCGGCCCTGCACGCGTCCGGCGCGGTCGAGCAGGCCGTCGAGCGGCTCCGCGAGCAGGGGCACGTCTACGACCACGAGGGCGCGGTCTGGTTGCGCACCACGGACTTCGGCGACGACAAGGACCGCGTCCTGGTCCGGGCCAACGGCGAGCCGACCTACTTCGCCGCCGACGCCGCCTACTACCTGAGCAAGAAGGACCGGGGGTTCGACGAGAAGATCTACCTGCTCGGCGCCGACCACCACGGCTACATCAACCGGCTCAAGGCGATCGCTGCCTGCGCGGGCGACGACAAGGAGCACAACATCGAGGTGCAGATCGGCCAGCTGGTCAACCTCGGCGGTGCGAAGCTGTCCAAGCGCGCCGGCAACATCATCGAGCTGCGCGACCTCGTGCGCTGGATCGGCACCGACGCGATCCGCTACTCCCTCAGCCGCTACCCCGCCGACAGCCCGCTGTCGCTCGACGGTGAGGAGCTGCGCAAGCAGACCAACGACAACCCCGTCTTCTACGTGCAGTACGCCCACGCGCGCACCTCGAACGTGGCCCGGCTGGCTCGCGAGGACGGCGTCCACCCGGAGGACGGCTTCGACCCCTCCCTGCTGTCCGACCCGACCGAGGCCTCGCTCCTGGCCGTCCTGGGCGACTTCCCGCGGGTCGTCGCCCAAGCCGCTCACCTGCGCGAGCCGCACCGGGTGGCCCGCTACCTCGAGGACCTCGCCGGCCACTTCCACAAGTGGTACGACACCTGTCGCGTGCGCCCGATGAACGGCGACGACGAGGTCACCGACGTGCACCGCACCCGGCTCTGGCTCAACGACGCGACGCGCCAGGTGCTGGCCAACGGGCTCGCGCTGCTGGGCGTCTCGGCCCCCGACCGGATGTAG
- a CDS encoding response regulator, with the protein MECGGLVYVCDDTEQIRRLIRLNLELEGYEVEEVADGQELLERLDRTEQLPGVITLDAQMMPRDGWWAIARIRADARLAHIPVVMVTASVQQQDRDQAQGSGLDAFVSKPFDPEQLIEIVRGFMADGRGHAPAP; encoded by the coding sequence ATGGAATGCGGGGGACTGGTCTACGTCTGCGACGACACCGAGCAGATCAGACGACTCATCCGGCTCAACCTCGAGCTCGAGGGCTACGAGGTGGAGGAGGTCGCCGACGGCCAGGAGCTGCTCGAACGGCTCGACCGCACCGAGCAGCTGCCCGGCGTGATCACGCTCGATGCCCAGATGATGCCGCGCGACGGCTGGTGGGCCATCGCCCGCATCCGCGCCGACGCCCGCCTGGCGCACATCCCCGTCGTGATGGTCACCGCCTCGGTTCAGCAGCAGGACCGTGACCAGGCCCAGGGGTCCGGGCTCGACGCGTTCGTGTCCAAACCGTTCGATCCCGAGCAGCTGATCGAGATCGTCCGGGGCTTCATGGCCGACGGCCGGGGTCACGCGCCCGCGCCCTAG
- a CDS encoding hemolysin family protein, translating to MSALAVWTTVVLVLLNAFFVGAEFAAMTARRSTLEPLAAAGSRRAQICLDALEQMGSLLACAQLGITVCSVLLGAISEAALHHALEPLVSHLGLPSAVADGGALALALLVIVYLHVVVGEMIPKNLAIAGPERAALALVPVLLYLTRGLRPVIHVMESLAKSLVRLFRVEPKDEITSAFTAEEVEHILAESRHEGLIEERQHGLVGAALEFSDKDAVDVAVPLSDLVTLPLTATPDDVERLVAKRGFSRYPLVDRSAALAGYLHLKDVLYADDAERALPVPVKRVRKLATVQAADEVEEVLRTMQRTGAHLARVVDPEGADIGVVFLEDVIEELVGEVTDASQR from the coding sequence ATGAGTGCGTTGGCGGTCTGGACGACGGTGGTGCTCGTGCTGCTCAACGCCTTCTTCGTGGGGGCCGAGTTCGCGGCGATGACCGCACGACGGTCGACGCTCGAACCGCTGGCCGCCGCTGGCTCGCGACGGGCGCAGATCTGCCTCGACGCCTTGGAGCAGATGGGGTCCCTGCTCGCCTGCGCCCAGCTCGGCATCACGGTCTGCTCGGTCCTGCTCGGTGCGATCTCCGAGGCGGCGCTCCACCATGCGCTCGAGCCGCTCGTCAGCCACCTCGGCCTGCCGAGCGCTGTCGCCGATGGCGGCGCGCTCGCGCTGGCGCTGCTCGTCATCGTCTACCTGCACGTGGTCGTCGGCGAGATGATCCCCAAGAACCTCGCCATCGCCGGACCCGAGCGGGCCGCGCTCGCGCTCGTGCCGGTGCTGCTCTACCTGACCCGGGGGCTGCGGCCGGTGATCCACGTCATGGAGTCGCTGGCCAAGTCGCTCGTACGGCTCTTTCGGGTCGAGCCGAAGGACGAGATCACCTCGGCGTTCACTGCCGAGGAGGTGGAGCACATCCTCGCGGAGAGCCGTCACGAGGGCCTCATCGAGGAGCGCCAGCACGGCCTGGTCGGGGCGGCCCTCGAGTTCAGCGACAAGGACGCCGTCGACGTGGCCGTGCCGCTGTCGGACCTGGTGACCTTGCCGCTCACGGCGACGCCGGACGACGTGGAGCGACTGGTGGCGAAGCGCGGGTTCTCGCGCTACCCGCTCGTCGACCGGTCAGCGGCCCTCGCGGGCTACCTGCACCTCAAGGACGTCCTGTATGCCGACGACGCCGAGCGGGCGCTGCCGGTGCCGGTCAAGCGCGTGCGCAAGCTCGCCACCGTCCAGGCCGCCGACGAGGTCGAGGAGGTGCTGCGCACGATGCAGCGCACTGGTGCCCACCTGGCCCGCGTGGTCGACCCGGAGGGCGCCGACATCGGCGTCGTCTTCCTCGAGGACGTCATCGAGGAGCTCGTCGGCGAGGTCACGGACGCCTCACAACGCTGA